One genomic segment of Strix aluco isolate bStrAlu1 chromosome 9, bStrAlu1.hap1, whole genome shotgun sequence includes these proteins:
- the PFN2 gene encoding profilin-2 isoform X2, whose product MAGWQSYVDNLMCDGCCQEAAIVGYCDAKYVWAATAGGIFQSITPVEIDMIVGKDREGFFTNGLTLGAKKCSVIRDSLYVDGDCTMDIRTKSQGGEPTYNVAVGRAGRALVIVMGKEGVHGGTLNKKAYELALYLRRSDV is encoded by the exons ATGGCCGGCTGGCAGAGCTACGTGGACAACCTGATGTGCGATGGCTGCTGCCAGGAGGCCGCCATTGTGGGCTACTGCGACGCCAAGTACGTCTGGGCAGCCACGGCCGGCGGCATCTTCCAGAGCATCACG CCGGTAGAAATAGATATGATTGTAGGAAAAGACCGAGAGGGTTTCTTCACCAATGGTCTGACCCTTGGTGCGAAGAAGTGCTCTGTGATCAGAGATAGCCTGTATGTTGACGGCGACTGCACAATGGACATCAGGACAAAGAGTCAAGGTGGTGAGCCAACATACAATGTTGCTGTAGGCAGAGCTGGCCGAG CATTGGTTATAGTCATGGGAAAGGAAGGTGTCCATGGAGGGACACTCAACAAGAAAGCATATGAACTGGCTTTATACCTGAGGAGGTCTGACGTCTAA
- the PFN2 gene encoding profilin-2 isoform X1 — translation MAGWQSYVDNLMCDGCCQEAAIVGYCDAKYVWAATAGGIFQSITPVEIDMIVGKDREGFFTNGLTLGAKKCSVIRDSLYVDGDCTMDIRTKSQGGEPTYNVAVGRAGRVLVFVMGKEGVHGGGLNKKAYSMAKYLRDSGF, via the exons ATGGCCGGCTGGCAGAGCTACGTGGACAACCTGATGTGCGATGGCTGCTGCCAGGAGGCCGCCATTGTGGGCTACTGCGACGCCAAGTACGTCTGGGCAGCCACGGCCGGCGGCATCTTCCAGAGCATCACG CCGGTAGAAATAGATATGATTGTAGGAAAAGACCGAGAGGGTTTCTTCACCAATGGTCTGACCCTTGGTGCGAAGAAGTGCTCTGTGATCAGAGATAGCCTGTATGTTGACGGCGACTGCACAATGGACATCAGGACAAAGAGTCAAGGTGGTGAGCCAACATACAATGTTGCTGTAGGCAGAGCTGGCCGAG tcttGGTCTTTGTAATGGGCAAAGAAGGGGTCCATGGAGGCGGATTGAATAAGAAGGCATACTCAATGGCAAAATACTTGAGAGACTCTGGGTTCTAG